Sequence from the Terriglobales bacterium genome:
AGCGCTACAAGCGGTGAAGACCGAAACCCAAGCGGAATTGCTTGATGCCATGGCTGAAGTAATCGAGACAGCCATACAGTCGCCTCAACCGCCGCCGGACCAGGTACGCGGCGAGAAGTTGATGGGCCAAGTGCTCGAGCGGCTTCCGACGGAAGCTGCAAGCGACTTCCAGGTGTGGAACCAGAGTGAGTTTAGTGCCGCCGATCAGCGGACAGTATGCAGGACAGGCAGGCTTCTGTTGAGTCAGATCTTGCTGCTTCCAAGGGATGATGGCGGCATGCTAACTCGGCATCTCATTGGTGCCGAATCACAATAAGAAGTAAGACACCTAGCTTGGCCGGTCCTATTGTTTGTCTTCGGCAATCGCTGCGGCGGCTTCAGCCAGGATGCGGTGGTGGATAGTGAACAGGGCCAGCTCCAGGCGGTCGGAGACGCCCACTTTGTCATAGACGTTGCGCAGGTAGTTTTTGATCACCTGCTCGGTGGTGCCCAGGCGGCTGGCGATCTCCTTGTTCTTGAAGCCCTGCACGATGAGCGCGACCACGTGCAGTTCGCGCGGGGTCAGGCGGTCGCGGACGCGGGCTCCCACCATATCATTCTCGGCGGCGATGGCGGCGGCCTTGGTGTCCTGCACCCAGGTGCCGCCCTTGGCCACGGTGCGCACGCATTGCGAGAGCGACTCGCCGGTGATGCTGCGGTAAACGACGCCGTGCACGCCCTGCGCCAGGAAGGGCTTGGTCTCTTCGCCATTCTCGATCACCAGGATGATGCGGGTGCGCGTACGGCCGGTGTCTCTGACCAGCGCCGCCAGGTCGCTGGCGAACTCCGAGGCGCAGACCAGTACCTGCGGGCGGAAGCGCTCCAGCGCCATCTGCATCTGCTCGGCGGTCTGGGCCTGGGCGACGATGCGCAGGTCGTCCTCGACCGCCAGCACCTTGGCGGCCCCGGTGCGGAAGATAGCCTGGTTGTCGGCGAGGATGACTTTCAGCATGGTTACTTCCGCCGGATGAACCTGTATTGATCGATGACGCAGGCCAGTCCGGACTTTGCTTTTCCTTTCTTCTTTCCTTTGCTGCGGCGGGAACCGGCCTCAGAGCGCACCACGCGCCCGCGGCACAGCAACTCCACATCGCGAGCCACTCCGATGACCTTGCCGGGCAGCTTGATTTCGAACTCGATGCGCGAGCCCACGCGCAACGGCGCGCCGCCCTGGATGGAAACGCCGGCGGCGCTCAGGTCCTTGGTGAGCGCGCGGTGCCGCCGCGACGACTTCACGTCGCGGATGGTGATGGGCAGCTTGATGGGGAAGCGCTTGCCGGTGCGCGATTCTGCCAATCGAGCCTCCTGCGCGGCATCGCTGCAAAGCAGCGAGGAAAGACCGCGAGCCAACGCTTATACCACGAAGCCCGTGGGGGAGCATAGAGACGCGGCGGGTACGCGCGGCTCTATCTCCGCGGCTAAATCCCCTCGATTTTTCCGAATCCATTCGGCACGGCGAAGCCGTGCCCTGGTAGGAACCAAATCCGAATGCCGCCGCAAAGCGTACAGGGAATGAAGGCGGAGAGCGCGCCGGAGGTTCCGGTGGCTCCGGCGCCTTCCATCTTCTTGTGAGGATTCCCATGACGAAACCGGCAGTTCGCTCTTTCACCGCCTTGCTTCTGGCGGTGCTCCTGATGGTTCCGCAGGGACTCCTGGCAGCCAACCACCGCGAGGCGCCGATCACCGCGATCGACCGCCTGGCAGACATCACGGATTTCTACGCGTTCGTGAGCTACGACAATCCGGACAAGGTGACGTTTATCCTGGACGTGGACCCGCTGCTGGAGCCCTCCAACGGCCCCAACTACTTCCCATTCGATCCCAACATCACCTACGCCATCCGCGTAGACAACAACCATGACGGCATCGAGGACATCGTCTTCGAGTTCCGCTTCCAGACCGAGTACCGGCTCCCCGGCGTGTTCACGGCGCATGTAGGCGCGGGCGACGGCATTCCCGCCGGGCCCAGCTCGCCGCCGCCGGTAGCTCCCGGCTCGCCGCTGATTCCCCCGGCGGTGACGGCGCTCGACGGCTGCGAACCCGGTAACTGCTCCACCGGCCTGGGCCTGCGCCAGACCTACACCGTCACCATGGTGCGGAACAACCTGCGCACCGTGTTGAACGGCGGGCAGAAGCTGATCGCGGTGCCATCGAACGTCGGCCCGCGCACCATGCCCAACTGGGCCGATCTGTACCAGGAGGGTATCTACACCCTGGGCAACGGCATCAAAGTATGGGCGGGCACGG
This genomic interval carries:
- a CDS encoding response regulator transcription factor; this encodes MLKVILADNQAIFRTGAAKVLAVEDDLRIVAQAQTAEQMQMALERFRPQVLVCASEFASDLAALVRDTGRTRTRIILVIENGEETKPFLAQGVHGVVYRSITGESLSQCVRTVAKGGTWVQDTKAAAIAAENDMVGARVRDRLTPRELHVVALIVQGFKNKEIASRLGTTEQVIKNYLRNVYDKVGVSDRLELALFTIHHRILAEAAAAIAEDKQ
- a CDS encoding PilZ domain-containing protein, with the translated sequence MAESRTGKRFPIKLPITIRDVKSSRRHRALTKDLSAAGVSIQGGAPLRVGSRIEFEIKLPGKVIGVARDVELLCRGRVVRSEAGSRRSKGKKKGKAKSGLACVIDQYRFIRRK